The Anastrepha obliqua isolate idAnaObli1 chromosome 5, idAnaObli1_1.0, whole genome shotgun sequence DNA window aaacaaacaaagttttcctctttataatattagtgtagataaaataatttgtatatgtttGTTCAACTGCTAATGTGTCGGCCAGTAACGGATTGGATAGGTTTGGAATTTTTAGTTGTCGCATGATTAAAAAAGTACATACCAAGGCACATTCATGAATAGCTTCGCCTTGGTACATACATTCGAAATTCCACAGTCACTAAAAGAAAAGTCTctacattttttgatttattttatatttactagtAATAAAAAATCTTAGGTGTTAGCAAATTTATCACAAAAATGTGGTGTCTTATTTGTTTTACACATTAATGAGTCAGCTGCGCAAGTCTCGttaatgattttcttttttattcttttactttGAACAGGTTTTTAGACGTTTTTGGCTACTCTTACCATTTTCTTAACTAATTTCCAACTTTAACGAATATAATGCAATTTTAATCCTTTTTACAAACATCTAAACATCTGCCTCTCCTCCAGGCAAATAGTCCTCGGTTAAATAGGTAATAAAATATGACGCAGTACTTTCACTTATCCATAAAATACCTATGAAAAGTGCCTCAACAATACCAATCGCCATGCCACCAACAACATCCAATATGTAATGACGGCTGAGTAAGACTCTTGAGAAACACACACTTATCGTCCACGAAAGGATGGGCATCCATAATATTTTTGAGACAGGGTTCAGTACGGTGAAAAACATTAATACGAAGGCCGATCTGGATGCATGACCCGAAGGAAAACTGAACTTGTCAGGTCCTAAGGTGAGCATATCTGAACATGCTGATGGTCGTCTTCGACGAAAGATCGCTTTTAGCACTGCAATTACGACGATATCAAATATTAGACCAAATAGTAGATTTAACTGCATTTGATAGAGTGATTTGCTGTCCGCTATCCAAATGAAAGCCAACAGCCCGGCCAACCAAGCGATGCCATTGCACGAGATCTCCAAACACTTGCAGTACAAGCGTAGGTTCGCGAATGGAATGTGCTGGAAGACAAATGTGACCAACTTCTTTGTCCATATAACATCTTGCTTTAAGACCACTTCGGCAAGACGCGAACGTTGTGATGTCCCCTGGAAAATTGcaacagtttttttaataactttttacatTCGTTGGTTGAACAATTCAAgtgtttggaaaaataaaaaaattgagatttttattCGATTGCTGCCAGTATATATAGATCCGGGATAGACAATTCTACATTAGAGAAGGTAATCTATCTTGTTgggaataaattattaatttgggTTTGGCTCAATAATTTAGAATAAGCaacataaatgcatatgtaaatagttGTTGCTGATAGCCTTTATTGGTTGTTTGTtcgagctcctccttcaattTGTGTTGTGATTTTTGATGTCGTTAATAGGAGGAGCAGTAATCATACAACAAATATTTGCGTTTGTATCTACATATGCATTCAAAGTTGCTGAAAATAGTTTTATCACAatggaaaattttcttttctacaAAGCGATTGCAAAAAACCAATAACAAGTATAAATTATTCCATTTAAATAAGAAACCaaccattatttattttattgcacttATTCTGCTACACGTACTTCTATAATAGTTTATTGTTGCAAATACGACAGAGCACAAAGCTGCAAGTGTATAGGGCTAACTGTCGATGGAACATAACTATTGCATTTATCGATGGTGCTGGTTATCAGCTGTACGAGTACATGACGGGCGTAGGTATTCCATACCTATGTATCGGGTGTGTTTTAAGagcttaaaattaaatacaaaacagaaatattgtcggaatatattttttttgtaataatcttGTAGATAAtgtcatggcatttattttttgaatatgatatccagcATATGCCCACCACGGCTAcgatattattaataataataataaatctaatGAGCCCAATTAACAAAAATGCGGCGGAAACGATGGTCATTCGGATTCAATTCTTTCACAAGCCACAAGGCACGCAAGCCAAGGTTCTTACGTGAAATTTTGCACGCGGCCGtaggacaaaggccaacaagttgagaacgacgacgcATTGACATAGCgatccatttattttaatttaagttttcaaagtaaatttcaaacattttgaagcgttcttctggcattaaacgattcatgaggggtcgcaatttttaaatatagtttctTATGTTTCCGCGAGGGAGCAAAGGGCAAGGCAATCCTCAGATTAAAAATGCCAACATTTtgacattctcagctgtcaaacttagttatcgatatcgacagttctcatgcagctaaaaaacacccgaactaattttttaattgagatTGTAGTATGGATGGACCTCCCAAATACtataaacatgaaaatattctCGCTAGCGAAGTAGATATATGGTAAACTATCTATAATATTAATACCGTATCACTATACCGACTAccgatatacatacattcctATACGCACTATCGGCAGAAAGCAATTATGGAAACAATCGATAGTGCGCCAAAAATCATCTCCAACTATCGATAGCTtgttaagctaaatacacaccaggcaaccgttgaagcaacggttgcagcaacgtgttgcctttgtttaagaaacacgttgcgaccgttgcttcaatctcagtattgtgtataactgtggtgcaggaaaggtacaagcggaagatacgtaaaattaaaatttttaaatgatcgacgaaatacgaaaaattacttctcttattataattgacgaacttttgtacgaaaatgaggaagaagagatgcaacaaaagaagagaaagaaaatttggtccaaaacttggcttttaaaaaaatcgaattttcgaacgagaggctaCTGAAAGAattgaaggaaaatgagccagcggttataaaaattacatgaggatggacgaagccctgtttagaaaattgttggacttcgtaaaggccaaaataacgaaacaagataccataatgagagaggcattatcagcagaaattagactggcaataactttgcggtatcttgcaacaggaaactcttttgcggacttgaaatttttatcaattttattgtattaattttttaattgttcgtatgctttttttctaaaatttttatttttacatttttcactacttatatcctacagctctctcaaatttttaaattcgttaataaaattaacataattttcattattttcaattgccatttttgcctttttcactttattttactccgcgcgaaccttcttcttcgcttgttttcaacgaactgaacgagtaaaagcagtaaacagtgatacacacgaagcaacggttgcagcaacctatcccaaaaatcaaatttatttgatatttcaggcaacggttgcagcaacacgaaaatcaattggcaacacagatacacacgaggcaacggttgcttcaacatggccgtgttgctgcaacggttgcctggtgtgtatttagctttacgCCTATTGcaactattaaataaatttattatgcacAGGGTGACCAAGTGATTGCAAAACTTATATGCGGCGGTGTTGAATAACATATTGTTACGAATGTGGTAAGTTTTATCCAAATAGAAACTTCTCACAATAATTCCTCTAAGTTCGACGATttgattgtaaaataaaagtcacaaattaaTGGCAACACGCTGGCTTGCTTTTATTTCAACCCTAATCGCTTTACTATTCGTATACACGCTCACCCGCTTGACTTAAGACTGCAATCAATGGCTTATCAAACCTCACTTCACCAATGATGGCATTCTTCGTCGaaatataattgcaaaaaacgcgtataagtaaaataattaattttatttgaaattattgaatttttaattgaacTGAAAATCACTGTAATAGTTTTCCAGTTTTGTTGATTCAATCAATTTACTATATAAAtcatgttttaaattatttgttaatttgTATTGAATGCGCAATTTTCACGAAAGCTGTACTCAATTTTACAGAAGGAAGAGgttttacattatttaaatgaattattgaaTACTTAATTACACACACATTGAATTGaacacattttattaatttaaagcaCTTAATTGAGTACTTTTCAGAAGTTTTATTCCATATGCAATAAAACagacaaaaaagcaaaaattcatGGTACGAATCAAGGTGAATCTGTCAGGGTGGTATTACTTATACAACTACAAACATCTCcatgtattgttgttgttgttgttgtagcagcataaacattccccctacctacatacggggaatgctgctggagtgacagtccttggccggatataaatccgggtcgtttcggtaacgtagaaccgactgtcgtggaaacgccaTGTATTGTCTTTAACCATTCTGATGGAATTAGTGCTAAAAACCTGAATTCCAATTTGACATTACACCCATCA harbors:
- the LOC129249454 gene encoding polyisoprenoid diphosphate/phosphate phosphohydrolase PLPP6 — encoded protein: MGTSQRSRLAEVVLKQDVIWTKKLVTFVFQHIPFANLRLYCKCLEISCNGIAWLAGLLAFIWIADSKSLYQMQLNLLFGLIFDIVVIAVLKAIFRRRRPSACSDMLTLGPDKFSFPSGHASRSAFVLMFFTVLNPVSKILWMPILSWTISVCFSRVLLSRHYILDVVGGMAIGIVEALFIGILWISESTASYFITYLTEDYLPGGEADV